CATGGGAAAACACTGTTTTGGCTACGCCTTAAGCCTCTCCATTGTTGTCTCACTAGCACTCATTGCCTTTGTCTCGTGTGTAGCTGCAGAATTGCACAGAACAAAGGTACAGACTCAAAATTCTCTTTGTTAAATAAGATTTTGGTTTTTGACTAACATTCCACTGTTTTTGGTAGACGAAAGACCTCAAGTTGGATGGGAAGTTATGCTATTTGCCAGAAAGTCAAGCATTTGGATATGGGGTTGCAGCTTTGGCCTGTTTGGTTATGGCTCAAGTTATTGGGAATATTTTACTTTGCACGAGTTGCAGTATCAATTCaagagagaagaagagaagTGAACAACCTCCTAAAAGACCAAATTTAGCCACATTTTTTCTTGTTGTTTCATGGTAGGTGTGATTTTATTTCTCTCGTTTTAACTCATTCATCAACCCCCAAGAATTCTTCCAAATCACCAATCAATAGgcataattttcaatttaatctCCCATATACTCAAGAGCTCATCATCTGATCTCATTCATCttc
This region of Cucumis melo cultivar AY chromosome 7, USDA_Cmelo_AY_1.0, whole genome shotgun sequence genomic DNA includes:
- the LOC103493027 gene encoding protein MODIFYING WALL LIGNIN-2; this encodes MGKHCFGYALSLSIVVSLALIAFVSCVAAELHRTKTKDLKLDGKLCYLPESQAFGYGVAALACLVMAQVIGNILLCTSCSINSREKKRSEQPPKRPNLATFFLVVSWASFTVVILLLIAASSMSRQQPYATGWLGGECYLVKSGVYVAAAILILISICTTVGSAVTVRMNESRKSTTLPK